A window of Punica granatum isolate Tunisia-2019 chromosome 8, ASM765513v2, whole genome shotgun sequence genomic DNA:
CCAGCAGCTGTATACTACAAGCTTCGGATTCGACAGGCTTCCATGCTCGGCCTTCTTCTAAACGTCCGGGGGGTAGCCGAACTCATCTTTCTTCGTCGCTGGAGAGAACGGAAGGTAATCTGTAATTATGTTTGTGTGTCTTATACACTCTCTGTCTTAATCTATTTCGCCATACATATTTAAAACTCGTTTGAACCTTTCAGGTTTTAGATGACCAGTCATACACGGTAATGGTGTTAGCAAACTTGGTGATTACAGCACTCTCGGTGCCTCTGCTCGATATCTTGAAGCATCAGGACCGTATGAGTATACTTCCAACAAGAGACTCGGAATTGATCCAGAAAAGTTTGCACAGTTCGGAGTTGCGCGTGGTTTCATGTGTTCACGGCGAAGAAAATGTGCATAGCATCATTACTCTACTAGAAGCTTCGAACCCCACGCCATTTAGCCCAATATGCGCATATGTGGTGCACCTGGTCGAGCTTGTTGGCCGCGCCGTCCCCCTTGTTGTCCCTTATGGCAAGCATAAGAAGATGCATAGGACCAAGAGCACAGACCACATAATGCGCgcttttaataattattctaGAAGTTCAGATGGCACGGTGACCGTAAAGCCATTTACCATCATTGCACCATACAAAAGCATGCATGAGAACATCGGTAACCTGGCTCGAGGTCAGGCTGCGCATCTTATAGTTGTCCCCTTCCAGAAAAGGCAACAGGATGATGTTAGAGAGGTCACATACCTACGTAGTTTAAATCCAAACATACAGGCTTCAGCTCCTTGCACAGTTGGGATACTTGTAGATAATGGCTTTCATCACCGGGCTAGATATAGCAACTCTCTCTTTAATGTAGCCGTAATATTCCTCGGAGGGCCAGATGATCGAGAGGCACTGGCATATGGCACCAGAGCTTCGGGTCGTGAGGGGATCCATATAACAGTAATCCGGATCCTCCTAAATTCTTTGTGTGCCAATAATGACCATGAAGACCAAAAAAAGCTCGATGATGAAGTTATCAAAGAATTCAAGATCAAGAACGCCAACAATATGAGCGCGGTCCATTGTGAAGTGGAAGCAGAGGACAACGTACATGTAGTGAACATAGTCAAGTCTCTGGAACTAAATTATGACCTCGTGATTTTGGGTCGTCGACCAGGGAGCAGACCGATATTCAGGGAAGAGATGCTCAGTTTCACCGAGCATCCAGAGCTCGGAGTTATTGGTGATATGCTCGCATCAGAAGACTTATGTGGAGGGGAGACTTCCATTTTGGTGATGCAACATCGTTCGTATAGCTAGAGTTCATTAGCTCCGACTTAACTCCAAAGGCAAAGAGACTCTCCGAGCGATTCTTTAACTCTTCAGAACTTATGGGCGAGAAGGTCTACCAGCGATTCTTTACCTAACTCTTCATAACCTATGGGTGAGAAGGTCATCGTAGTTGGTAAAGGACGGGAGCCTTGTAA
This region includes:
- the LOC116187804 gene encoding cation/H(+) antiporter 15-like, encoding MDGVPSIINNLTFTCINEEEHIHSAGILYGDDPLKHSFPSFIALIALAQIASHAIYFLLKPLRQPRFVCSLLGGIFLGPTVLGHNKRYLSLMFTGRDRILLDVTSNLGLTYFLFLTMVKMDAPMTLRTSKIGLGIGFVNIILPALVSFILYGLAPQVLNAMNGKAPVMACSFILTHFPNVVPVLDELNLLSSDVGQIALTSSAVNEVLSWASLPIAMVLQNGELREGFFILLSVLVLIILFFPVRLTLLRVASRTPEGRPVSEVYISIILLGTLHSLFITNSVGLVFLGTMLFGLAIPKGPPLGTTLVDKSEIFTMEILLPLFYLNVGLHTDIYSIQDWKGTLIALALSAFVTLFKFIGAFLPAAVYYKLRIRQASMLGLLLNVRGVAELIFLRRWRERKVICNYVCVSYTLSVLDDQSYTVMVLANLVITALSVPLLDILKHQDRMSILPTRDSELIQKSLHSSELRVVSCVHGEENVHSIITLLEASNPTPFSPICAYVVHLVELVGRAVPLVVPYGKHKKMHRTKSTDHIMRAFNNYSRSSDGTVTVKPFTIIAPYKSMHENIGNLARGQAAHLIVVPFQKRQQDDVREVTYLRSLNPNIQASAPCTVGILVDNGFHHRARYSNSLFNVAVIFLGGPDDREALAYGTRASGREGIHITVIRILLNSLCANNDHEDQKKLDDEVIKEFKIKNANNMSAVHCEVEAEDNVHVVNIVKSLELNYDLVILGRRPGSRPIFREEMLSFTEHPELGVIGDMLASEDLCGGETSILVMQHRSYS